The genomic segment AGATAAACAGCAGAAGAGACCACCATAGGCCCTGCGGCCAGGCCATCAAGACCGTCTGTTAAATTCACCGCATTGGAGGCACCGACTATAACGATGACGGCAAAAACAATATAAAACCAACCTAAATCAGGTTGAACATTTTTCATAAAGGGAATGCTCAGTTGACCATCATAACCGGGATGCAGATAAACAAAAAAACCCACGATAAGCGCTCCCGCTATCTGCAAGAGCAACTTACCCTTGGCGCTCAGCCCCTCACTTGTCTTCTTTGATATCTTCTTATAATCATCATAGGCGCCAATCATACCAAAAAAGAGCGTCACCAGAAGAACAAGCCAAATAAGCGGATTATCAAGACGAGCCCAAAGCAGGGTAGAGACAGTGACCGACAAAAGAATAAGCAACCCTCCCATGGTGGGCACCCCTTTCTTTTTAAAATGCGTTTCCGGTCCATCCTCTCGGACGACTTGGCCAATCTGCAGGCGTTGCATGGTACGAATAAAAAGTGGCCCTAGAAAAAGCACCAACAAAAAGGCACAAACCGCCGCCCCAATAGAACGAAGGGTAATATAGCGAAAGACATTAAAGCCCGCAAAGGCTGTATGAAGCGGATAGAGGAGGTGGTAAAACATTTTTTTTATTCGTTCCTGTTACAAAGGATTAAAAGTAGAGCAAGGGGATTCTTTCCCCTTAAACAAAGGGGGGGATCAGGGTTTCTAACTGCATTCCCCGGGAGCCCTTTATAAAAACAATATCTTTTTCGCCAAGCCCACCATCGGCCTGATATGCCTGAAGCCAATCAATAATTGCCTCCTTTGAGGGAAAAACCAGTACCTGCTCTTTCCCCATTCCTGAATTCAGGGCTGCCTGTTGCAAAAAAGAGGCAAATTCCCCCACTATCAGGAGATAGTCAAGAGACAATTCCCCCGCCAGGCTACCAATCTGTCGATGAGCCTCCTCGGCAAATTCACCCAACTCAAGCATATCACCGACAATAGCTATCTTTTTTTCTCCTGCAACTGTGGCAAGAGTTCGCAAACCGGCTGACATTGAAGCAGGATTAGCATTATAACAGTCTGAAATAATTGTCCAATTACATGATGTCCTTATCCTTTCCAGTCGTTTAGAAGGCGTTTTGTAGCTCCCAAGTCCCAGGGCAATTTGCTGCGGGGAAGCACCGGCGGCAAGGGCGATGCCTGCCGCTGCCAGGGCATTACTGACATTATGCTCACCCAGGGTGTCTAACTGAACAGATGTCGACTCTGCTCCCAGATGCAAATTAAAATCTATGGAGCCAGCCTCGCCAGAGGAGAGGTCTGAAGCCCAGATATCCGCCGAACCTGCCGCCGAAAGAGAGTAGCAGATTTTTTTCTGTTCATAACCCTTGGCCATCTCCACCACATGGGGATCATCAAGGTTCACC from the Desulfotalea psychrophila LSv54 genome contains:
- the mraY gene encoding phospho-N-acetylmuramoyl-pentapeptide-transferase; the encoded protein is MFYHLLYPLHTAFAGFNVFRYITLRSIGAAVCAFLLVLFLGPLFIRTMQRLQIGQVVREDGPETHFKKKGVPTMGGLLILLSVTVSTLLWARLDNPLIWLVLLVTLFFGMIGAYDDYKKISKKTSEGLSAKGKLLLQIAGALIVGFFVYLHPGYDGQLSIPFMKNVQPDLGWFYIVFAVIVIVGASNAVNLTDGLDGLAAGPMVVSSAVYLLFAYLAGNVVLANYLHIPYVAGSGELAIFCGTLFGACLGFLWFNAHPAQMFMGDVGSLALGGALGSIAIIIKQEFLLAIVGGVFVMEALSVMLQVGYFRMSKGKRIFLMAPFHHHFEKKGWSEPKVVVRFWIVSIILGLFAIATLKLR